TATTGAGAGAGTAATGCCCAATATAATAATTGTCAGTGTTGGGGATCGATGGAGTTAGGAGGATTTGGGTCTGACCGTGACTGCGGTGCCGTATGCTAGGAGTTCGGCGGCTCCCTGCATGATCTGGGAAGTGGCAAAACGAACGCAAATGACCGCATTGGCTCCCATTGCTTCCGCCTGCTCGATCATCCGGTCCAGGGATTGTTCTCTCGTTTCGGCCAGCATCTTCGTGTACTCCTGAATTTCGCCGCCCACCATGTTTCTAAGGAAAGCGAGAATATCCTTACCTATATGTCTTGCTCTCACTGAACTTCCCTTAACAATGCCATGAACCTGAGTGACTTCCATTCCTGGTATTTCATCTGTAGTGACTAAGATCATTTCTCCACTCCTCGATAACGATCGGTTTTAAGATCTCTCAGCCGTTCAATGAGTACGGAAACGAAGAGCATGACGATCCCGATGACAACGGCAGCCACGGTGGTCTTGATGAAGGCATCGATGCTCCTGTCGATGACGAACTGATAGATTGCGTAGGCTATAAGGATAACCGTGCCGATAAGGAACAGGGTCCAGCCCGTTCCCCTTGAAATCCCCGCCGATATGCTGGTCCAGTAGTTATCCATCATTTCTTTCGGAGGCTCGGCGAATTTTATGCTCGACGAAATCTTTTTGATCTTCATATGCTCCTCCAGTTCCTTCCGGCAGTTCTTGCATGTTTGAAGATGGCTTTCAAGCTCCATCCTTTCCCGGTCGGAAAGTTCGCCGTCTATGTATGCGGACAGCTGATCTTCTGCCTTCACGCAATCCATCTTTTTATCCTATAGAAAGACAGTGACTATAGTGTATCATTAAGTTTATAGATGCCTCGCCAGTCTTTCCTTCAGTTTCTTCCTTGCCTTGTGAAGCGTGGAGGCCACAGTTCCCTTGGGGATCTCCATTACTGCGGCTATATCTTCGTAAGACATTCCGTGGATGTCCTTGCAGATCATGATCTCCCGTTCCTCCTCTCTGAGCTTCTGGATCTCTTCCCATATCAACATTCGTAGCTCATCCCGTTGCATGAAAGAATCAGGGCTATATGTCATATCGACGATCTCCCGCGTCGGCCTCTCTCCATAACCCTCCGTCGAGTTCTCTTTCTTCCTCTTCTTCTGTCTGAGAAAATCGATACAGAGGTTTCTCAGAATCCTGAAAAACCAGCTGCTGAATTTGTAATCTATCTTGAAATATTTCAAAGAGCGGTAAGCCTTGATGAAGGCTTCTTGGGAAAGATCGTGGGCATCTTCGCAGTTCCCCACTATGGAGAGGGCAAAGAAGTACGCCTTCTCTTTGTATCGATCGACAAGAACCTTGAAAGGTTCCGTGGCACCTTTCTGGCACTTCCTGATGATGGAGCTTTCATCATCCACCATAAAAAAACCTGTTATAATTACGGATAATTATAGAAAAAATTCCGAAATTATGAAATTTTTTATTGGCTTTTGGCGGCATGTATGCCTTTCTCCTCGCTGACGAAAGCCATGACGATAAGTCCCAGCAGGAAGAAGAGCGTAACGAAGAGGATTGCAATTCTCTGATTCCCCGTGGCCGATGAGATGTAGCCGAAGAGAACTGGGCCAAGGATGGATGCGAATTTTCCAGAAAGGATGTAGAATCCGAAAAATTCAGCGTCCCGTCCCTTCGGTATGAAGAGCCCCATGAAGCTGCGGCTGACCGACTGGTTGGACCCCATCCCGAGCCCTGCGATCATCGCTATGATGAAAAACTGGAGCTTCGTCGTCGCAAGATAAGCCGCCGCGCATACGACGCACCAGAGGATTAATGTCAGATTGATCGCTTTCTTCCCACCTATCCAGTCCTGGAGATGTCCGAAGAGAGCAGCTCCTGCAAAAGCGGTGAACTGCGTTGCGATGAAAAGAAGGGTCACTTCTCTCATAGTATAGTTAAGTGTGGTCACGGCATAGATGGAGCTGAAGACGATGACCGTCGTCATCCCGTCCGTGTAGATGAGACTCGCGACGATGAACTTTGCAGCCTCTCTGTATTTTCTAATGTGGCTGAGTGTTGATGAGAGCCTCCTGAACCCTGCCGTGACGTAGTTTTCGCCGGGTGGAAGAGGGAAGGGAAGGGCGCGTTCCCTGATCCATAAAAAGATGGGAATAGAAAAGACAAAATAGAAGAGTGCGACAACGGGAAAACTCAACCTGAAATTCAGGATGTTTTCCTCTCCGAGGCCTTCTTTGATGAGGGGAGAGGCGATGAGAAGCGAGAGAAGCCCACCTGCATATCCTGCCGCCCAGCCATAGCCGGAGATCCTTCCAATATTATCATTTCTGGAGATCTCGGTTAGAAAGGCGTTGTAAAAGACATACCCGCCTTCAAAACCGATGTTGGCGATGATGAATAGGATGATTCCGGAAAGGAGGTTTCCCTTCTGTACGAAAAAGAGAAGGGCGGTGCAGATGACAGCGGCCAGAGTGTAATAGATCAGATATCTCTTCTTCTGTGCGGAGAAGTCCGCCATGGCGCCGAAGATGGGAGAAGTGAGCGCAACGAAGAGCATCGATATTGAAAAAGCAAGCCCCCAGAAGAAATCCCCTTTCGCGGGAGTGCAGACATAGGATTTAAAGTACACGGCGTAGGCAACTGTGACGATCAGGGTCGTGAAGGATGAATTGGCAAAATCATACAGGCACCAGGAAAAGATCTCTATCCTCTTAACATCAGGGACGTGATTCTTTATATCGTCCTCCCCGGGGATATTCTTCATAGAGCCTCAATCTTGCAGGACTCTTCCAGAGCAGCTGCTTTTATTTTTGAAGCTCTGGCACCTTCTTCAGGGAGCTCCAATCCATCTTTGACATCTGCTCGTAGAGCTTCCAGCGCGTCAGGACATCTTCCTGAGCCTGCTTCAGAAGTTGCTTCGCTGCTTCCGGGTCGTTCTTCTGGAGGATGCTGTACCTGGTTTCCCTGTAAGTATATTCCTCAAGTGGGATTTTCGGCTCCTTGGAGTCGAGCTGGAGAGGGGGTTTCCCCTGAGCGATGAGCCGCGGGTCGAAGCGAACGAGTGGCCAGTATCCTGACTCGACTGCCCTCTTCTGCTGTTCCATCCCTTTTGCCATCTCGAGGCCATGAGTGATGCAATGCGAGTAGGCGATGATAAGTGATGGCCCATTGTAGGAATCGGCTTCGAGGAAGGCTCTCAAGCACTGAGCATCGTTGGCTCCCATCGCCACGCGAGCTACATAGACGGTACCGTAGACCATTGCGATCATCGCCAGGTCTTTTTTTGGAGCTGGCTTGCCGCCCGCGGCGAATTTCGCAACGGCTCCCCTCGGCGTTGCCTTGGAGAGCTGCCCACCCGTATTCGAGTAGACTTCCGTATCGAGCACAAGTATATTGACGTTCCTTCCAGAGGCGATTACGTGGTCTAGACCGCCGTATCCTATATCATAAGCCCAACCATCGCCGCCCAGGATCCAGACGCTCTTCTTCACCAGAGTATCGGCTATGCTCATGAGGTTCTTTGCATCATCGGAGTTAATCGACTCGATCTTCTTCTTGAGCTCCTTCACCCGCTCCCTCTGGTCGTGGATGCCGGATTCATCCGTTTGATTGGCGTTCAGGATTCCGCTGACAAGGCTTTCTCCAAGCTGGCTGCTCAATGTCTGCAGAAGCTCGCGGGCATACTCGTTGTGCTTATCGAGTGTGAGGCGGAAGCCGAAGCCGAACTCCGCAGCATCCTCAAAGAGGGAATTATTCCATGCCGGACCTCTCCCATCGGGATTCTTACAGTAAGGAATGGTCGGAAGATTTCCGCCATAGATCGATGAGCATCCCGTAGCGTTACCGATGACGGCGCGGTCGCCGAAAAGCTGTGTCATCAGCTTCACGTAAGGGGTCTCACCGCAAGCGGCGCAGGCTCCGGAATATTCGAATAGAGGCTGCAGGAGCTGTGAACCTTTCACGGTGTTGACCTTGATCAAGCGCCGGTCTGTTTCCGGAATGCTCAGGAAGAATTTATAGTTGATCCTCTCCGGTTCTCTCAGAGGGATCTGGAACTGCATGTTGATCGCTTTGTGTTCCGGGTTGCTTTTATCATGAACCGGGCAGTATTCCACGCAGAGACTGCATCCGGTGCAGTCCTCAGGTGCCACCTGGATGGTGTAACGGTATCCTTCCGGAAACTCCTTCCCCTTGTAATGGATCGACTTGAAGGTCGGCGGAGCCTCCTTGAGATACTTCTCTTGGTAGGCCTTTGACCTGATGGCGGCATGAGGACAGACAAGAGCGCACTTTCCGCACTGGATGCAGATGTTCTCATCCCAGACGGGGATCTCGAGTGCGATGTTCCTCTTCTCCCACTGCGTCGTTCCAGTATCGAAGGTGCCATCGACCGGCATCTCGCTAACTCTGACTTCGTCCCCTCTTCTCTGAATGATCTTGGCGACAACCGTCTTCACGAATTCTGGCGACTCCTCGGGAACGACGGAAGGAAGCTCGATCATGCTCGTCGCCCTGTCGGGATACTTGGTCTCGTGTAAATTGGCCAGTGTCTGATCGACGGCATTGAAGTTCATCTGGACGATGGCGTCCCCCTTCTTTCCATAGGCCTTCTTGATTGAATCCTTGATCTTCTCGATGGCCTCATCCTTCGGAAGAACCCCTGATATTGCGAAGAAGCAGGTCTGCATGATTGTGTTGATCATGACACCCATCCCAGTATCCTTTGCGACCTTATAAGCATCAATGCAGTAAAGCTTCAATTTCTTCCCGATAATGTCTTCCTGCACCTTTCTTGGAAGCTTGTCCCAAACCTGGTCGGGCGGATAAGGGGAGTTTAAAAGGAAGGTTGCTCCTGGGATTGCGTACTTCAGCATGTCGTACCGTTCGAGGAAAACCCACTGGTGGCAGGCGATGAAGTTCGCCTTGCTCACGAGATAGGTTGAATGAATGGGACTCTTACCAAACCGGAGATGCGATACTGTTAGAGTGCCCGCCTTGCGGGAATCGTAGACAAAGTAGCCCTGGGCATAGTTGTCAGTTTCTTCGCCTATGATCTTAATGGAGTTTTTGTTCGCGCTCACCGTTCCATCCGATCCCAGGCCGAAGAACATCCCCCTGAAAACGTCGTCGCTCTCTGTGGAGAGATCGGGGTCATAGTCGAGGCTGCTATAAGTGACGTCATCAACGATGCCCACGGTGAATCGATTCTTCGGATTGTCCTTCTTGAGCTCATCGAAGACCGCCACGACCATGGCTGGTGTGAACTCTTTCGAGGAAAGCCCATATCTTCCACCAATAATCCTAGGAATTTTGGGAAGGGAAGAAATATTCCTCTGCATCCCTTCGTAGATGGCAGTGATCGTATCCTGAAGGAGAGGCTCACCA
The window above is part of the Acidobacteriota bacterium genome. Proteins encoded here:
- a CDS encoding YbjQ family protein; its protein translation is MILVTTDEIPGMEVTQVHGIVKGSSVRARHIGKDILAFLRNMVGGEIQEYTKMLAETREQSLDRMIEQAEAMGANAVICVRFATSQIMQGAAELLAYGTAVTVRPKSS
- a CDS encoding zf-HC2 domain-containing protein; this translates as MDCVKAEDQLSAYIDGELSDRERMELESHLQTCKNCRKELEEHMKIKKISSSIKFAEPPKEMMDNYWTSISAGISRGTGWTLFLIGTVILIAYAIYQFVIDRSIDAFIKTTVAAVVIGIVMLFVSVLIERLRDLKTDRYRGVEK
- a CDS encoding RNA polymerase sigma factor; translation: MVDDESSIIRKCQKGATEPFKVLVDRYKEKAYFFALSIVGNCEDAHDLSQEAFIKAYRSLKYFKIDYKFSSWFFRILRNLCIDFLRQKKRKKENSTEGYGERPTREIVDMTYSPDSFMQRDELRMLIWEEIQKLREEEREIMICKDIHGMSYEDIAAVMEIPKGTVASTLHKARKKLKERLARHL
- a CDS encoding MFS transporter, with protein sequence MKNIPGEDDIKNHVPDVKRIEIFSWCLYDFANSSFTTLIVTVAYAVYFKSYVCTPAKGDFFWGLAFSISMLFVALTSPIFGAMADFSAQKKRYLIYYTLAAVICTALLFFVQKGNLLSGIILFIIANIGFEGGYVFYNAFLTEISRNDNIGRISGYGWAAGYAGGLLSLLIASPLIKEGLGEENILNFRLSFPVVALFYFVFSIPIFLWIRERALPFPLPPGENYVTAGFRRLSSTLSHIRKYREAAKFIVASLIYTDGMTTVIVFSSIYAVTTLNYTMREVTLLFIATQFTAFAGAALFGHLQDWIGGKKAINLTLILWCVVCAAAYLATTKLQFFIIAMIAGLGMGSNQSVSRSFMGLFIPKGRDAEFFGFYILSGKFASILGPVLFGYISSATGNQRIAILFVTLFFLLGLIVMAFVSEEKGIHAAKSQ
- the nifJ gene encoding pyruvate:ferredoxin (flavodoxin) oxidoreductase; translation: MSRKIVTIDGNEAAAYVAHKTNEVIAIYPITPSSPMGELADEWSAKGVRNIWGTIPIVVEMQSEAGASAAVHGALQTGALSTTFTAAQGLLLMIPTMHKISGELTPTVFHVSARTLATHALSIFGDHSDVMDCRATGFAMIASNSIQEVMDTALIAQAATLRTRIPFIHFFDGFRSSHEVQKIEQLSEDDMRAMVDEEIVRQHRARALSPDNPVLRGSAQNPDHFFQAREAVNRFYQACPTIVQETMDKFARIVGRQYHLFDYFGAPDARRIIILMGSGAEAAHEAVNHLIKKGEKVGILKVRLYRPFSTEHFLKALPETVESIGVLDRTKEPGSAGEPLLQDTITAIYEGMQRNISSLPKIPRIIGGRYGLSSKEFTPAMVVAVFDELKKDNPKNRFTVGIVDDVTYSSLDYDPDLSTESDDVFRGMFFGLGSDGTVSANKNSIKIIGEETDNYAQGYFVYDSRKAGTLTVSHLRFGKSPIHSTYLVSKANFIACHQWVFLERYDMLKYAIPGATFLLNSPYPPDQVWDKLPRKVQEDIIGKKLKLYCIDAYKVAKDTGMGVMINTIMQTCFFAISGVLPKDEAIEKIKDSIKKAYGKKGDAIVQMNFNAVDQTLANLHETKYPDRATSMIELPSVVPEESPEFVKTVVAKIIQRRGDEVRVSEMPVDGTFDTGTTQWEKRNIALEIPVWDENICIQCGKCALVCPHAAIRSKAYQEKYLKEAPPTFKSIHYKGKEFPEGYRYTIQVAPEDCTGCSLCVEYCPVHDKSNPEHKAINMQFQIPLREPERINYKFFLSIPETDRRLIKVNTVKGSQLLQPLFEYSGACAACGETPYVKLMTQLFGDRAVIGNATGCSSIYGGNLPTIPYCKNPDGRGPAWNNSLFEDAAEFGFGFRLTLDKHNEYARELLQTLSSQLGESLVSGILNANQTDESGIHDQRERVKELKKKIESINSDDAKNLMSIADTLVKKSVWILGGDGWAYDIGYGGLDHVIASGRNVNILVLDTEVYSNTGGQLSKATPRGAVAKFAAGGKPAPKKDLAMIAMVYGTVYVARVAMGANDAQCLRAFLEADSYNGPSLIIAYSHCITHGLEMAKGMEQQKRAVESGYWPLVRFDPRLIAQGKPPLQLDSKEPKIPLEEYTYRETRYSILQKNDPEAAKQLLKQAQEDVLTRWKLYEQMSKMDWSSLKKVPELQK